The genomic interval CTTCTTCTGAATGGAACGTAGAGTGTTGTTCTGCACGTGCTGGTTTTATCTCTCAGCACCTTTTAATGCATCTTGCAGGAAGCACCTCTCCAGCCATCTGTACCTGCCTGACCCCTCCTGTTGCTCTTGGCTACTCACTAAATGCTTCAGAAGTTCAGAAACATCCAACATGCTTCAATTTAGCATTTTTTCCCACATAAAGAAGGCTTGTGTGCAAGGCCagtacactaaaaaaaaaaagttaattctcACCTTCTTCCATTAATCCTTTgatttgctcttctttttctttcagtaattCAGCAGTTTCATTGGAATTAAGTCTAGTAGCCAATTCTTCTTTAACAGTCTTTACTTCCTAAATAATAGGATAGAATACTTAGGACTGTTTATTAAAATACATGTAGGGAAAAATGCAGAGTTACATTGAGCacctttttcttctgcctttcctcTCTTACTTTACTTGGAAAACAATTTACGTTGGAAGGGAACTCTGGAGATTATCTGATCAaaacagattgctcagagccttATTGCATCAAGTTTTTAAAACCTCCAAGGATTGAGACTCTGTAAATCCTCTGTACAATTTGTCTCAACTGCCCCATCCATTTAATTTTCTTGAAACTTATTCAACAGAGAAAAGCCAACCAGTCCTATTCTCACATAGATACTGGATAAGTTTACTTAGTTCAATGCACTGCTGTGTCAACACAGTGacaaacagctgaaaaatatttgttttccagtTACAGATTTGAGTTTCCTTTTTGCATTAAGGTAGAGAAATGAAATGCTGTGACACCACATCAAGAACATTTAAACCTCATAAACTTTGCTACTGTAGATTTCTTTGCTCATTCCAAATCAATCTGTCATCAGCCCTTAATTTTCCTACCCATTAATCCTCTAAAGAAGCCATTCCCATTCTTCACCCCTTCCTCACATCCCCAGGCCATTGTCCCTCACCAATGCAAATACATATTTAGTACAAGGTGAATGAGAGCACacattaaatctctttttttcccaaagcagaCCAACTTAAATGAGTTCCCTAAGCTGGTTCACAGCATGGCTGCAAGAACACAGCTGTGAACAGCGAGCTGCCTGGATGGCTGGAAAACAGCTCCTGCTGGCTACTAACAGCATATGATAGCACCTCTCAGCCTCATGCTTTTCCCTAGGttaatttttattgattttCCTCAAGAAATCCAATTGTGtcacaaaataataaatattaatttcacaaaaaaaagccaaattacCTTTTTAGCTGCATCTCTCTCTTTGCAGGCTAGTTGGAGCTTCTTCTCAGCATCTGCAATTCGCTGAGCAAACTCCTCTTTAAGAGATGAAAGGCTGCTGCTCTCTTCTTTCATTCTAAACATTTCACTACATTTAAAATGAACATTCCAGAACAGTTGCACAGTTATGTGACATGTTTTTATAAAGTATTTTAGTTGTATTACACATGATAAGCAAAAGTCATAAAACCTCACATCTGTATTAGAAATCCTAATAAAGATCTTTATTAATTCAGTAGTTTACCCTGTGAAAACAATTAAATGCTTGATTCATCTTAAATGTTTTGCCCCTTGATAAAGCACTTTTTAATTAACCATAATCTGTATCATATAGAGGGTAAATCACTTAATTTAAGTTAGGATCAATTTAGTCATTAAACAACAGGATCATGTATCTGTAAATTTTATAACTCAATATTTGATCAATGAGCTGGTAAACACaactttccattttttcccctttcaactTTAACCAAATTAAATAATGATTTCAGGTTTTTCCCTACAACCAGCCCTTCTTCCATACTTTCACTGCCTACATTTTAGCCAACAAATTACTTAGTAAAAAAGGTTCATCCCTCTGTATCAGGAAACTCAGTCTTGTAATAAAGACCTTTATTAATAACCAAGACTGATTCTCCACATTTGTCATTCCTACAGCTTGCATAATGAAAAATCtttccccagctccttcccaaaAGAGATTTTGGCCCCAAGAAATAACACGTctctaaaaaaatcccatcacAGCACATGCAATCATTATTTCCACCTTTCTTGAACAGTGCACATCCCCTGTAACCTCTGCTCTAGTCAGAAAGCTCCTTGTTTTATCTATTGTCTAAGATTGTATTACAGCAAAGTCACAGTTACACCACTGAGTGTATGTCCATACTTACTCTTTGAGGTTATCATAAGCTTCTTCCAGGCGAGCCCTTTCTTTACTAGTACTTAATAACTGTACTTCCCTTTTCTCCAGCTTCTCAGTTAATGAATCAATCATCTGGACAAGGTTTTTACAGATAAAGATCAGATGAACGGGACAATTAAAACACAAGAGGAGCAggctttcccttcccccccaccACCCCATTCCCTCACAAGATTATTTACTGGTCAGTGTTTCCAGGAATTTGAGGTAGGAGTCAGTGAGGATTACCATATTTCTGCCATATACCTGAACATAAAGACACCTGTTTTCTCAGGTGTAGAAATCCTACTAAATCAGCACTTGTGGCCCAAGTAAGTTCctcaaaaaaaatcatcaacaGTGATATTTAATAATGCATGAAGTTCTTAACTAGAGCTGATAGCCTATAAAACTATGGCTTACATCAAGCATTAAAACTGCCTGTGTTCCTTTGACCACTCTTTACAGAATAATTTCTATGGGAAGGTCTCTTCTGTGAAACAttagcacagagcagcagaataGCTTCAGATGAGGGAGGAAAACTCAATCGGGGTCAAAAGCTCTTAGCTCACATCCTCAAAATCACTTAATACCAGATTTTGGAAAGCTGAATATAGATAAATaacaaaaatacaagaaaatataCAGATATAAACaccaaagaattaaaataacacATTTGACCTATTAAGGCTTCCTGTTTGCCACCCTACTCACAATTCCCAACAATGACAACCAGGTGGATCAGGTGAAACCCACAACTATCTGACCAGAAATTTCACCAGAACTATTCCACTACAGGATATCAAGGAGAGTTTTCTACAGGGTCAGGTAGTTCAGCATTGATTAATTCATTCAAGTAAGTTGATGTAAGAAATACAGGACAATGTAAAGAAATGTCAGGAGTTTAAGTTGTAATTAAAGGGTGCATTTACAATTCATGTTTTAGTTACCTTTTTAAGCTCTTGCTTTTCAGTGTCATCTTCTACCAGTCGTTCCCCAGCAtcctgctggggctcagcctcCTCTTTCACAACCTGATCTTCAACAGTTTGCACAGCAGCAACCAAAACAACATCTGGCTGCTCAGAATTAACAGGGGTTGCACTTCTCCCACTCTCTTCCATCTCAGCTTCCTCAGCATGTAACACAGGAGCATCATTCAAGTTTTCAGACTTATTTTTCAGGGTGTCAACCGTTTCTGCCTTCGGCACGGAAGGACTGACAGCGACAGACGCTGAAGCAGAAGCCCTGCCTGATAACTCATCATCTGAATTTATTTCACTTACACTCCTGCTATCCAAGGACTGCACACTGAATGAATCAATTCTTTCGAAAGCGTCCGAGGAGCTACAGCTCTCGGTCATTTTTTGGAAGTCATCTAAGCGATTATAATCCGCACAGGCAGACGTGGATAAGAGCTGGAACGACGTCTGCATGAGGTGAAGGCTGGATTTTGACTCTGCAGCTTCTTGTCTGGAACTTACTGAGCTCTCACTTATCACACTTTCATGGTCCAGGACTTCAATATCACTCGTTGTGGAAGTGCCTGAGGAGAAGGTGCTGATGGGAGGTGATGGGGTATTGCTTTGTCTGTCCTcagtcttcctctccttcccttccaaaCCCAGGTCTTTTGTGGCTGCTTCGAGGGGCTGAGAAGTGCCCTCGGGTGCACCTGCTGTTCCATCCCCTCCTACACTGGATTTTTCAGTAGAAGAATCTTCAGCTTCTTCCAAATTTAGAGCAGACACCTTTTTGTCAGTAAATTCATTTGTGCTTGCCTCATGCTGGGCATCAGATTTAAGCACAGCATTCTCTTCTAATTTCTCCTTGGGAGTATCAAGGCTTTTCAAGTCCAGGACAGCTACGGAGGAATCCTTCCCTTCTGCCTCTGTTGTCACCGGCCCTTCCAGCTGACTGGAGTGTTGAGACTCCTTTAAAGTGCTTTTCACCTCCTCTTTGGGTCTCTGTGATTTGGCTGGAGGTTTGGACACCACTGGATTTTTCTGTATACTCTGAACATCTGTCGGGGAGAGAAAGGCACTGAAGAAGTTTTCGGATTCATCCACTACCGTCCTCCTCACCGGCTTAGTGATGGCTGTGGGTGATATCGGCTGCTTCTGGGCTTCTGTATTTGAGCTTAAGCCCCAGGAAGATGTGTCCCATCCTCCACTTATGAGAGAATTTGTtcctaaaagaaaaggaaaaaagagagctAGGCAAAAAAATCACTCTGAAGGAGTACAAGTGAAAGCAAATGTGGCCTCCTGCTTTCCTACAGTGAGAGGAGTCCAGGCAAAACAATCTGAAAAGCTGGCATCAAGAGAACTACACAGatttaaaaaggaggaaaaaatgacTAGGTCTTAACAGTTATCTGCAAACAGCACATAAACACTTCATACACCATTACAGAAAACAGAGGGGAAAGGTTTTAAGTATTTTCAGAATTTACACTACAAGAAGGGTTCTTGCCCTCCAGTTTCTGACAGGCttcatatttttcctcacacacCCAAGCATTAGCAAGGAGCTGACACTAAAAatcagcagcagcccagctgagaatttttttctcctgtggagGAGTACTGAAATGTTTAGTTCTGAAGCTGCCCTAAAACTACATCAACAATTCCTATTATTGTATTTCTTGCAGGTTTTCCAAGACTTGACAACAGCAAGAACAAGAATTTCAGCATCAAATTTCAGTAGCATCTGAGGTAAGAAAGATAAATCAAAAAACAATATCCAATTTTGTACCTACAAACATAATCTGGGTAACATAACTATTTCAGGCTACTTAAAAACAAACTCACTCTATACAGCAGCATCTATTAAAAACACTGAGTTACAATATTTAAAGCTGGCTTCCACTTTCACAACAGTTGACAGCTGTTGGCCTCAAATCTCAAGTTCAGATAATTACTGTTTTCATTGCCAAAAATACTACAAACATGTGATTTATTGCTACAAACATCTGACTTATTGCTACCTTGTCCATGATTCAACAGCTTCAGAAAAAGCTCTGAACCAACATTCAGAACACATTTGACATCTCTTAAAAACAAGTATGTTTTCCCTGAGAACCAGATGCAGGCTGATCTTTGCTGCTCTTCTTATGAATTACAGAACTACCATAAATACTAAGATATAAATCAAATTTTGAAAATGACTGGACAAGTCTAAAGCTTTGAGAAATTAAGCATGACAGAGTTTCCAATAAAcaatttttgcattttaagaTGACATCGGACTACTTACATGATTGCCAAGCTCACAAAGGGACAAAGACATCCAAAACTAACCTTTGCTGAGCAACCAACTTTCAATTGCTACAGCTTTCAGTTTTCAGAAATCTCACTGCTGTGGCTCCACCTGGAAATAACTTCCTCCTCCAAATACACACAGTTCTTCTAGATACAGAGGGACCCTGATTCGAAATGACTTTGTTTCCtaccattttttttatttattctcatCTTTAAGATAttattttggggggagtttcTAATAAGAGGGCTCCTCTTTGTTCTTTCTCTTCCAAACAGCAACTTAGGGCTGACCATTCTGTCAGGTTCTCCATTAGCACACGTACAGGGGAGACACTTCCCCATAGCCACAACAGCCTTTCCACCAGCACATTCCTTTCAACAGATGTTACAGGATTATGAACTGGAAGCCACGAAAAGTGGAAACTTCACTTGTTTTACATGGACCAGACTTTCAGTTTCTACTCTGCCATTCCTGCTGCAAAGAGCGAATCCATGCACACCTCTGAAAAAGGCACGATTCCCCCTTCTTTATTACTGAGCAGTTTTTACTAATTATTAGCCcctcaacaaaaaaaaatatataaataaacaaCGCCTTGAGAAGCAGGCGTAAGAAGCTCAGTGCTACCCATGCGATAAAAGCAGGACACTGGTGACACCAGCTCAGCCTGCGACAGCTTCGTGCCGGTGTCACCCTGCACGGGGGGCGCGGGAGGGACCAGAGCGCGGATTACATAAACCAGGGGGCTTTGAATTATATTAACCAGGGGGACTTTGGGCAGGGGGGCCGCTTAAACCTCCCCAAGGTAAAGGGGAGACAGCAGAGGGGGCGGGCGAGGGGAAGGGCCGCGAGGCTCGGCACGGCGGCTCGGGCCACCCGCCCTTACCGTCACCGTAGTCGGGGATGACGGCGTCGGGCCAGGGGCTCTCCTCGGCCTGGATGTCCAGCACCCGGTCGATGGACTTCTGCGCCTGCGACAGCGCCTGCTTGGCGAAGCTGGACAGCTGCGAGGCGTTGAACCAGCTCATCCTCGGCGGCTCCGCAGCGCCCGTTCCCCGCAGCTCCCCCCGCTgtcggcggggccggcgggctGGGCCGGCGCGGCGCTGAGGGACCGGAGCGGAGCGAGAGCAGCCCCGCGCAGGCGCCGCCGGATCCGCGTCGCACCCGGACCCAGCGCAGCCGCATCCGGCCCGACACGTCCGggaggcggggccggggccggggccggggccggggccggggccggggccggggccggggccgggaccaCCCTCCCTCACGGCGCCTGGAGAGCGAGCTGAACGCCTCAGCTCaagggctggaagagaccttaaagaccgTCCGGTTCCGCTCCCTaccacgggcagggacatcttccactccGAGCCCcgcccaacctggcctggaacacttccaggggtggggctgccgcagcttctctgggcaacttgtgccaGTCCGtcacctaaatttcccctcttccaGTTTGTCTCCATTACTCCTCGTCCTATCCCCCTATTTCCCCTGTTTCAATTTGTACCCATTAATCCTTGTCCTTTTAAACTATGCAGTTCAtcgtttaaaaaaatgtaaacttCAAACACAGCTAATGCATCAGACTAGAATTCAGGTTGTGGCACTCAGCACTGCTTAGTCTCTGACTAAAGCAGCCAAATGATGCCCCAAGTTTTTTCATCGAGGTTGTAAGTGCTCCTGAATGTCCACAGAAAAGCTACAAACTCAGGtgtctttctgatttttttattaataaatacCTTAACAGCACCAATGGTATTTGAACATAACCTTGCAATGCTGAGCACGGTGGTTGCTTGGGGACAATGAGGAGACACGTCTGTATTTTCATGTACAGTTgataattttctccttttgtctttcttgtaAACTAATCCACCTCTTCCATATCTAAAACCTTGCATAAAATTGATCAAATCAATACCCAGTAAGAGGGAAATGCTCATTTTCATCTACTGCCtcctttggtttaaggtgacTCAGCAAGTCTCAGGACTGCTACAACTTAAAACCAGATTGTTGTGgttccttttaaaaatgttttttctctgcAAATATGTGTACACACATGTTGAAAACAAGACTTTTAGCCACCTTAAAGTTCCATGTGTCTGGAAGTACACTAGCTTAAACATTTTGAcaacaaaaccagggaaaagtGTATTTCTATACATCAGAGATCTGTACATGAATAAGCATTTATACAAATATAATCCACCAAATATTGGCTTCTACATACAATTCTGAAATACGGTGATTCATTTCGATTTCCTAAACTTCAACCATGCTGGCACTAACAGGAACATTTCAGGCTGCTTTAACACCCACAGAGTATGTTTTTTTTATAAGGTGGGCACAGATTTCTCTTGCTGTATTTGCACTTTACCTATAAATAAATTAAGTGGTAAAGTGAAGCTTGAACAACATAGTCTGTGGTGTAGTAACATCAGCAACTGCAAGCTCCTGGCCATCCACAAGCCCCAGttctgaaacagaaagaaaagcttaattaatttaattaaaccCATgtgctttgcctttttttttaatttcaaaaaacccaaaaaagttAGGAATGCTATTCCCACCAACCATAAATATGATGAAATAAAGCTGCAAACAGCTCGTTGGCTAAATTAATATTAATCTAATTTAACCAGGAAACAGACCTCGTCAAGAAATACATGTAAAACTCTACTGAAGTATGTTTAATTTACAGCAGTTATCAGGTTGCTTTGTTGCACTTGCCTGCAAATGCAAACATTTTAAACAACTGATATACCTGGGAAATATGAAAGTAAAATTGAATGAGTATTGAATGTAAAAGGACAATGAAGCATATTCTACTCCATAATGCAAGATAAAGCTAAACATCCATACAGAGGGGTGAAACTGACTTTCTCTAACTTGAGAATCTACACCTGACAGCTCCACGATACCTTTTAGTGTCTTGGAAAGATTTGGCCTTGTTCGTTCTTCAATTGAAGCTACTGtctgcaaatttaaaaaaaaaaaaaaaaaaagggaaaaatattttctttcaaattcagTAAATTTATGTAAATTCAGATTATTAAAGACAATTTATATGTGTTCAGATTACCTGTAAATAAAGTGTTTTATTTCCCCCATACATAGTTGCTGTGATAGCAGGAGATTTCATCTGcctataaataaaacatttcaaaacaaacaaaacacaaaccaggCAATCaggttaaaaatacatttagaaaatacaatttttaaacACTAAACTAACAAATTATCAAATAAGTCAGAATGATTGCAACTTACAATGAAGCATTATTTGTCAAGTAATCCAGGATCTCCTGCAATTTAGCTGATGGGGAAATCTCTATGTTTTGGGgaagctggctgcaggctggacaGTTCTCCTACCATGAAACAGCACAAGAATACACATTATGTTAAATATGATTTTAGAAACGCTGCTGCTAAGGTCTCAAAAGTGTGTGTgttgtgttttttaaaagttcTAGCTCTAGAAATATTAATAGTTGCAAATATTAATGACAAAACCCATTTCCTTCTCAAGTCTGTCACTGATTGACTCCCAACAGCACTCAGGTATTTATGAATGACAAATTTCGTCTGACATAAAATCCAAGACCACCAACGTTCAGATCAATTTTTGCCATAACCTCTTTTTGGTAAGATTTGCCCATGAGTTGTCTTAGGTTTGAGGATCTTTTTTTGTAGTTCTACTCTGCAGAAGTAGCAGACCAGTAACGTTGTAGTTTCCACTTTTAAAACTTCAGAAATATTATTCAGTGCTAGGGGCAAATTGATTCAATATTGAGGTTCAGAAATACACATAAACTGCATAAATACAAATCAAGCAAACAACCCTTCAAGCTTTTAATGGCACTAACCTTTCTTTCAGCTTCAAAACTGTATGTGTATAATCCATCCACATCATTGAACACCAAGTAGTTGTTAAGAGGAACATATGCACTGTAATGACAAATATGTCAGTGTTGATACATGGCATTCTGCTGGAAAACATGGCTGTTATtaataagaaattaaatacCTTGTGGCTATTTTAAAAACTTCCATGGCACAAACAGctggaatgagaaaaaaaaaaacaatttcttCACCTTCTAGCTCTATCAGACATGCAGACATTAGTGCACACAGTTGTACCAAAGAAGTGACCAAAAAAATCAAGTATTACAAtctataaagagaaaaataaacatctgaAGGCAGCAGGCTGCATTAAAACCAAAGATTTGGCACTAATCTGAGACTATGTCAAGCCTATGTACTgtgtttttcagttattttttccccagtctcAAATGCTTTTGCTCTCTCCCAGAGTCATAACATGTATCCAGTCATACAGTTTCCCtatggaaaacagaaatgaaactgTAAGAATAGATCAGacacatttaaaaattactattaTCCTCCCCAAGTTCTCAGTTCTGCAGTGTTGTCCTACAAAACTCTTAAGTCAGTAAAGCAGAAGTGAAATGAGCTCTTTCAGCATACCTGCAATTACTGCATTTGTAGAAGCTACTGCTGGAATAATTCGTTTAACCACCCctgtaaaaacaaaacataGAGCTCTGGGTTTTCCAAGAAATTCTATTGAGAGACTACTTTTAGACAGAAAAATTTCAAAGGGTGGGTCTGAAGG from Aphelocoma coerulescens isolate FSJ_1873_10779 chromosome 12, UR_Acoe_1.0, whole genome shotgun sequence carries:
- the TMF1 gene encoding TATA element modulatory factor, whose product is MSWFNASQLSSFAKQALSQAQKSIDRVLDIQAEESPWPDAVIPDYGDGTNSLISGGWDTSSWGLSSNTEAQKQPISPTAITKPVRRTVVDESENFFSAFLSPTDVQSIQKNPVVSKPPAKSQRPKEEVKSTLKESQHSSQLEGPVTTEAEGKDSSVAVLDLKSLDTPKEKLEENAVLKSDAQHEASTNEFTDKKVSALNLEEAEDSSTEKSSVGGDGTAGAPEGTSQPLEAATKDLGLEGKERKTEDRQSNTPSPPISTFSSGTSTTSDIEVLDHESVISESSVSSRQEAAESKSSLHLMQTSFQLLSTSACADYNRLDDFQKMTESCSSSDAFERIDSFSVQSLDSRSVSEINSDDELSGRASASASVAVSPSVPKAETVDTLKNKSENLNDAPVLHAEEAEMEESGRSATPVNSEQPDVVLVAAVQTVEDQVVKEEAEPQQDAGERLVEDDTEKQELKKMIDSLTEKLEKREVQLLSTSKERARLEEAYDNLKDEMFRMKEESSSLSSLKEEFAQRIADAEKKLQLACKERDAAKKEVKTVKEELATRLNSNETAELLKEKEEQIKGLMEEGEKLSKQQLHNSNIIKKLRAKEKERENINTKQNKKIKEFEEELQHLKQVLDGKEDLEKQHRDSIKQLNSVVERQEKDLAKLQAEVEELEERNRSVQAALDSAYKELADLHKANATKDSEAQEAALSREMKAKEELGLALEKAQDEARQQQEALAIQVADLRLALQRAEQQAARKEDYLRQEIGELQQRLQEAESRNQELSQSVTSATRPLLRQIENLQATLGAQTSAWEKLEKNLSDRLSESQTLLAAAAERERAATEELLANKIQMSSSESQNSLLRQENTRLQAQLEVERNKLKKMENEKSRYEVELEGLKDEYAKTLEDAKKEKTLLATQLEMEKMKVEQERKKAILVQEAAKEKDRKSFTVETVSSTPSMSRSSSISGVDMAGLQTSFLSQDDPHDHSFGPIATSGSNLYDAIRMGSGSSIIENLQSQLKLREGEISHLQLEIGNLEKTRSIMAEELVKLTNQNDDLEEKVKEIPKLRTQLKDLDQRYNTILQMYGEKAEEAEELRLDLEDVKNMYKTQIDELLKQRQN